A window of the Brassica napus cultivar Da-Ae chromosome A2, Da-Ae, whole genome shotgun sequence genome harbors these coding sequences:
- the LOC106393375 gene encoding uncharacterized protein LOC106393375, translated as MALPDIFIHWIYLCIFNASFSVAVNGALEGFFTSARAEEGKFGYHTRCQEVKLTHLSFADDILVFTDGTSASLFGVLEVFKDFASTSGLHINPSKSTLFSAGEEANQLVVTDHRVGIQSGTLPIRYLGLTLTTKALTRLDYEPLLNRIQNEFLLWSHKSLSYAGRLQLIKTVITRFPHDKQKAKVAWETACSPKSEGGLGLRSLDQVVSATGKIVLDSLEMGNGSWIWRKLLKLRDIACQFLRIEVKDGLDTFFWHDNWLHLGKLIDITGPAGPNLLGIPLNAKVTDAQEITIVYHCINSNA; from the exons ATGGCTCTACCGGATATATTCATTCATTGGATTTATCTCTGCATTTTTAACGCTAGTTTTTCAGTGGCTGTAAATGGGGCACTAGAAGGATTCTTCACAAGCGCAAGGG CTGAAGAAGGAAAGTTTGGATATCACACTCGCTGTCAAGAGGTAAAGCTCACCCATCTAAGCTTTGCTGATGACATCCTGGTCTTTACAGATGGGACCTCAGCTTCCCTATTTGGAGTGTTGGAGGTCTTCAAGGACTTTGCATCAACGTCAGGGTTACATATAAATCCTTCCAAGTCTACTCTCTTTTCAGCAGGTGAAGAAGCAAACCAACTGGTTGTAACGGATCACAGGGTGGGGATTCAGAGTGGCACTCTCCCCATACGCTACCTTGGGCTGACTTTGACTACCAAAGCCCTTACCAGACTTGACTACGAGCCTCTTCTTAACAGGATTCAGAATGAGTTTCTACTCTGGTCCCATAAATCTCTGTCTTACGCTGGTAGACTGCAGCTGATTAAAACTGTGATCACCA GATTTCCCCATGATAAACAAAAGGCTAAAGTAGCATGGGAGACTGCATGCTCTCCCAAATCAGAAGGCGGATTAGGGCTGCGGAG CTTGGATCAAGTGGTATCTGCTACGGGGAAAATTGTTTTGGACAGTTTGGAAATGGGAAATGGTTCTTGGATCTGGCGAAAGTTACTTAAGCTCCGTGACATTGCTTGTCAGTTCCTCCGTATTGAGGTAAAAGATGGTCTTGATACGTTCTTCTGGCATGATAACTGGCTACACTTGGGGAAACTGATTGATATCACAGGGCCTGCTGGACCTAACTTGCTTGGAATTCCGCTAAATGCAAAAGTTACAGATGCACAAGAAATCACAATTGTATATCACTGTATTAACTCAAATGCTTAA
- the LOC106390557 gene encoding UDP-glucuronate 4-epimerase 5 — protein MSHLDDLPPTPGKYKVVPYGVLHNHRYLRLSKLTLWASLFLALFLFYLVLSAPPSPSRRSLNDSSVKYGGSHWEKQVRKSARPRSRGGLTVLVTGAAGFVGTHVSIALRRRGDGVLGLDNFNRYYDPKLKRARQGLLERSGVFVVEGDVNDAVLLRKLFDVVLFTHVMHLAAQAGVRYAMQNPGSYVNSNIAGFVNLLEVSKAASPQPALVWASSSSVYGLNTKVPFSEKDRTDQPASLYAATKKAGEGIAHTYNHIYGLSLTGLRFFTVYGPWGRPDMAYFFFTKDILKGKTITVFESPDKGSVARDFTYIDDIVRGCLGALDTAEKSTGSGGKKKGPAMFRIYNLGNTSPVPVTKLVTILEKLLKMKAKRKIMPLPRNGDVEFTHANITLAQTEIGYKPEVDLEAGLKKFVKWYMGFYTGSKKKSSW, from the coding sequence ATGTCTCACCTTGACGATCTTCCTCCCACTCCCGGAAAGTACAAAGTTGTGCCGTACGGGGTTCTCCACAACCACCGCTACCTCCGCCTCTCGAAACTCACGCTCTGGGCTTCTCTCTTCCTCgccctcttcctcttctaccTCGTCTTATCTGCTCCGCCGTCTCCTTCTCGCCGGAGCCTCAACGATTCATCCGTTAAGTACGGCGGCTCTCACTGGGAGAAACAAGTCCGTAAATCCGCTCGTCCGAGGTCTCGCGGCGGCTTAACGGTTCTAGTCACCGGAGCCGCCGGATTCGTGGGTACCCACGTCTCGATCGCGCTACGGAGACGCGGCGACGGGGTCCTGGGTCTCGACAACTTCAACCGATACTACGACCCGAAGCTGAAACGAGCGAGGCAAGGGCTTCTTGAGAGATCAGGAGTCTTCGTCGTCGAAGGAGACGTAAACGACGCCGTTTTGCTGAGGAAGCTCTTCGACGTCGTCCTCTTCACACACGTCATGCATCTCGCCGCTCAAGCCGGTGTGCGTTACGCGATGCAGAACCCGGGCTCGTATGTGAACAGCAACATCGCTGGCTTCGTGAATCTCTTGGAAGTCTCGAAAGCTGCGAGTCCTCAGCCTGCGCTTGTCTGGGCGTCGTCTAGTTCTGTTTACGGTCTGAACACTAAAGTACCCTTCTCCGAGAAAGACCGTACGGATCAGCCGGCGAGTTTATACGCAGCCACGAAGAAAGCTGGTGAAGGAATAGCACATACTTATAACCATATCTACGGTTTATCCTTAACCGGTTTGAGATTCTTCACGGTTTATGGACCTTGGGGTAGACCAGACATGGCCTACTTCTTCTTCACTAAAGATATACTCAAAGGGAAGACCATTACAGTGTTTGAGTCTCCTGATAAAGGTAGTGTTGCTAGGGACTTCACCTACATTGATGATATTGTGAGAGGCTGTTTAGGTGCGTTGGATACTGCTGAGAAGAGTACTGGTAGTGGTGGGAAGAAGAAAGGTCCTGCCATGTTTAGGATTTACAATTTGGGGAATACTTCTCCTGTTCCTGTTACTAAGCTTGTGACGATATTGGAGAAGCTTTTGAAGATGAAAGCTAAGAGGAAGATCATGCCTTTACCGAGGAATGGGGATGTTGAGTTCACTCATGCTAATATCACGTTGGCGCAAACAGAGATTGGTTATAAACCTGAGGTTGATCTTGAGGCGGGTTTGAAGAAGTTTGTGAAATGGTACATGGGTTTTTACACAGGCTCGAAGAAGAAGAGTTCTTGGTGA